One segment of Theobroma cacao cultivar B97-61/B2 chromosome 9, Criollo_cocoa_genome_V2, whole genome shotgun sequence DNA contains the following:
- the LOC18589829 gene encoding aldehyde dehydrogenase family 3 member F1 — protein MDKVMIDLETDLKVMRECCRSGKTKELSWRRSQLKGLQTFLKENEVEIFRALRDDLGKHYVEAFRDEVGLIKKSLNLALKDLQKWMSSREAKLPIFALLSHAELVPEPLGLVLVISPWNFPLALSLEPLLGAIAAGNAVVLKPSELAPACSSLLFNTLPNYLDNETIKVIEGGPAVGEQLLLKKWDKIFFTGSARVGRIVMSAAAKHLTPVTLELGGKCPAVLDSLSWSWDKEVAVNRIIGAKYGSCAGQACVSVDYLLVEKAFSSAVVELMKVLIKKMYGDNPRESQSVGRIVNKRHFLRLKNLLTDKMVKDSIVYGGSMDEDSLFIEPTILVDPPRESTIMTEEIFGPLLPIITLDKIEDSIDFINARPKPLAIYAFTKNETFRRRMVSQTSSGAVVFNDAIIQYAADTIPFGGIGESGIGNYHGKFSFDTFSHYKAVARRSFLTDFWFRFPPWNNYKLELFETAYNYDYFGMLLIILGLKRSRRRFDVR, from the exons ATGGATAAAGTTATGATTGATTTGGAGACAGACCTGAAGGTCATGAGGGAGTGTTGCAGGAGTGGAAAGACCAAAGAATTATCCTGGAGGAGGTCTCAGCTTAAAGGGTTGCAAACTTTTCTCAAGGAGAATGAGGTAGAAATTTTCAGGGCTTTGAGAGACGATTTAGGGAAGCATTATGTTGAAGCATTTCGAGATGAG GTAGGACTTATAAAGAAATCATTGAATCTTGCACTCAAGGATTTGCAAAAATGGATGTCAAGCAGAGAG GCTAAACTTCCTATATTTGCACTGCTTTCACATGCTGAATTGGTTCCTGAGCCTCTTGGCCTTGTCCTCGTTATCTCACCTTGGAACTTTCCCTTGG CACTTTCCTTGGAGCCTTTATTAGGAGCTATAGCTGCAGGAAATGCTGTGGTTTTAAAGCCATCAGAGCTGGCCCCTGCGtgttcttctcttctttttaatACCCTCCCCAATTACCTTGACAATGAAACTATCAAGGTCATTGAGGGTGGTCCAGCTGTTGGAGAACAACTGcttctgaaaaaatgggacAAGATATTCTTCACAG GAAGTGCAAGAGTGGGGCGAATAGTAATGTCAGCAGCTGCAAAGCATCTAACACCAGTTACTCTCGAGCTGGGTGGAAAATGCCCGGCTGTCCTTGATTCGCTATCCTGGTCTTGGGACAAAGAG GTGGCTGTAAATCGAATCATTGGGGCAAAATATGGATCTTGTGCCGGTCAAGCGTGTGTATCGGTTGACTATCTATTAGTGGAAAAGGCATTTTCATCTGCTGTG GTGGAGTTGATGAAGGTCTTAATCAAGAAAATGTATGGAGATAACCCTAGAGAATCACAGAGTGTTGGAAGGATAGTTAACAAACGTCATTTCTTGAGACTGAAAAACCTTTTGACTGATAAAATGGTTAAAGACTCCATTGTCTACGGCGGTTCAATGGATGAAGACAGCTT GTTCATTGAGCCAACAATACTGGTGGATCCCCCACGTGAATCAACCATAATGACAGAAGAGATCTTTGGCCCACTGCTTCCAATAATCACA TTAGATAAGATTGAAGACAGCATTGACTTTATTAATGCAAGGCCTAAACCGCTCGCAATATATGCCTTCACCAAGAATGAAACGTTTAGGAGGAGAATGGTATCCCAAACATCATCCGGAGCTGTGGTATTTAATGATGCAATCATTCAG TATGCAGCTGATACCATTCCATTTGGGGGGATCGGTGAAAGTGGGATTGGGAATTACCATGGCAAATTCTCCTTTGACACATTTAGTCACTACAAGGCAGTCGCCAGAAGAAGCTTCCTCACTGATTTTTGGTTTAGATTTCCTCCATGGAATAACTACAAACTGGAACTCTTCGAGACTGCTTACAATTACGATTATTTTGGAATGCTGCTTATCATTTTGGGGTTGAAGAGGTCTAGAAGGAGATTTGATGTCCGCTAG